From Streptomyces fungicidicus, one genomic window encodes:
- a CDS encoding SigE family RNA polymerase sigma factor, whose product MTTPVCTSASRAATPATAAQTLPYPSFSSYMRARQPVLLRTARSLTGNPSDAEDLLQTALAKTYVAWERIEDHRALDGYVRRALLNTRTSQWRKRRVDEFACDELPEPDPVPGDDPAERQALRDAMWRAIMRLPARQRAMVVLRYYEDLSEVQTAEVLGVSVGTVKSAVSRALGKLRDDAELGLVRS is encoded by the coding sequence ATGACCACACCCGTCTGCACCAGCGCTTCGAGGGCCGCCACTCCAGCCACAGCGGCGCAGACCCTCCCGTACCCGTCGTTCTCGTCGTACATGAGGGCCCGCCAGCCGGTGCTCCTGCGTACGGCCCGGTCGCTGACCGGGAACCCGAGCGACGCGGAGGACCTGCTGCAGACCGCGCTCGCCAAGACGTACGTCGCCTGGGAGCGCATAGAGGACCACCGAGCCCTCGACGGCTATGTGCGCAGGGCCCTGCTGAACACCCGGACCTCGCAGTGGCGCAAGCGCAGGGTCGACGAGTTCGCCTGCGACGAGCTGCCCGAGCCGGACCCGGTGCCCGGCGACGACCCGGCCGAGCGGCAGGCGCTGCGCGACGCGATGTGGCGGGCGATCATGCGGCTGCCGGCGCGGCAGCGGGCGATGGTCGTCCTGCGGTACTACGAGGACCTCAGCGAGGTGCAGACCGCCGAGGTGCTCGGCGTCTCGGTCGGCACGGTGAAGTCCGCCGTGTCGAGAGCGCTGGGCAAGCTCCGCGACGACGCCGAGCTGGGACTCGTCCGCTCCTGA
- a CDS encoding bifunctional DNA primase/polymerase gives MATTDRQATTLALAHALSAAERGLAVIPLSRTKLPALRSPHHDDPEPAGPPCHGECGRFGHGVHDASTDPARIRALFAAAPRATGYGIACGLPPHHLIGVDLDTKTGTDARAALRELALRHLFTIPATVVVLTPSGGRHLWLTGPPDVVVPNSAGRLAPGIDIRGAGGYLVGPGSCTDHGAYAAAPGTAHLPPAPCPPALLRLLLPAPRAHHPTPAPAGGHGQGLVQFVLAAHEGQRNTRLFWAACRAYEDGIGPLLVDPLVAAARTTGLSEREARATIASAARMTAHRS, from the coding sequence ATGGCCACCACCGACCGGCAGGCCACGACGCTGGCCCTCGCACACGCCCTGTCAGCCGCCGAGCGCGGGCTGGCCGTCATCCCCCTGTCCCGGACGAAGCTCCCGGCCCTGCGCTCCCCGCACCACGACGACCCGGAGCCGGCGGGACCGCCCTGCCACGGCGAGTGCGGCCGCTTCGGCCACGGCGTGCACGACGCCTCCACCGACCCCGCCCGGATCCGCGCCCTGTTCGCCGCGGCGCCCCGCGCCACCGGCTACGGCATCGCCTGCGGGCTCCCCCCGCACCATCTGATCGGCGTCGACCTGGACACCAAGACCGGCACGGACGCCCGCGCCGCCCTGCGCGAACTGGCGCTGCGTCACCTGTTCACCATCCCCGCCACGGTGGTCGTGCTGACCCCGAGCGGCGGCCGCCACCTCTGGCTGACCGGCCCGCCGGACGTCGTCGTCCCCAACTCCGCGGGCCGGCTCGCCCCCGGCATCGACATCCGGGGCGCCGGCGGCTACCTCGTCGGCCCCGGTTCCTGTACGGACCACGGCGCGTACGCCGCCGCCCCCGGCACCGCGCACCTGCCGCCGGCGCCCTGTCCGCCCGCGCTCCTGCGCCTGCTCCTGCCGGCTCCTCGCGCACACCACCCGACACCGGCGCCGGCCGGCGGACACGGCCAGGGCCTGGTCCAGTTCGTCCTCGCGGCGCACGAGGGCCAGCGCAACACCCGCCTGTTCTGGGCCGCCTGCCGCGCCTACGAGGACGGCATCGGCCCCCTCCTGGTGGACCCGCTGGTCGCCGCCGCCCGCACCACCGGCCTGTCCGAGCGTGAGGCCCGCGCGACGATCGCGTCGGCCGCGCGCATGACCGCCCACCGCTCCTGA
- a CDS encoding ATP-binding protein, whose amino-acid sequence MRHRSRIGRFPVQANGASTPWRGAKEVSGVALVVAQEVPTSSCMAVPHGPAGVGKARRRMRAQLRDGGVADTVIDDAVLILSELLSNACRHGRPLGDAPAGDGDVRAAWQVDPRGRLVVEVTDGGGPTRPAPATPSVTAHGGRGLNIITALADDWGVRDEVPGEVTVWVVVHDDVYDPDARAGHRREDFAARVTAPAVSRMPGLDFADVFDDLD is encoded by the coding sequence GTGCGTCACCGCTCGCGGATTGGCCGGTTTCCGGTTCAGGCCAATGGGGCATCCACACCGTGGCGTGGGGCGAAGGAGGTCTCGGGGGTGGCGTTGGTGGTGGCACAGGAGGTGCCCACGTCGTCGTGCATGGCCGTACCCCATGGCCCTGCGGGCGTGGGGAAGGCGAGGCGCCGCATGCGTGCGCAGCTGCGCGACGGCGGCGTGGCGGACACGGTCATCGACGATGCCGTACTGATCCTTTCCGAACTGCTGAGCAACGCGTGCAGACACGGCCGGCCCCTCGGTGACGCGCCCGCGGGCGACGGGGACGTACGCGCCGCCTGGCAGGTCGATCCGCGCGGCCGGCTGGTCGTCGAGGTCACGGACGGCGGCGGCCCGACCCGTCCGGCGCCCGCCACCCCGTCGGTGACGGCGCACGGCGGCCGGGGGCTGAACATCATCACCGCGCTGGCCGACGACTGGGGCGTACGCGACGAGGTGCCGGGCGAGGTCACGGTGTGGGTCGTCGTCCACGACGACGTGTACGACCCGGACGCCCGGGCCGGGCACCGGCGGGAGGACTTCGCCGCGCGGGTGACGGCCCCGGCGGTCTCCCGCATGCCGGGCCTCGACTTCGCGGACGTCTTCGACGACCTGGACTGA
- a CDS encoding glycerophosphodiester phosphodiesterase — translation MTHARQHLTQVVAHRGASEDAPEHTLAAYRKAIEDGADALECDVRLTADGHLVCVHDRRVNRTSNGRGAVSALELSDLAALDFGSWKSRDAFGGPRVEEPDWEHRPEDREDTSVLTLERLLGLVSDAGRRVELAIETKHPTRWAGQVEERLLLLLKRYGLDAPASPGDSPVRVMSFSARSLHRVRAAAPTVPTVYLTQFVSPRLRDGRLPPGVRIAGPSLRIVRSHPAYIERLKQSGHQVHVWTVNEPADVDLCVRLGVDAIITNRPRAVLDQLGR, via the coding sequence GTGACCCACGCACGGCAGCACCTGACCCAAGTCGTCGCGCACCGCGGAGCCTCCGAGGACGCCCCCGAGCACACCCTGGCCGCGTATCGCAAAGCGATCGAGGACGGCGCGGACGCGCTCGAATGTGATGTACGTCTGACTGCCGACGGTCATCTCGTGTGCGTGCACGACCGCCGCGTCAACCGTACGTCCAACGGCCGCGGAGCGGTGTCGGCGCTCGAGCTCTCCGATCTGGCGGCCCTGGACTTCGGCTCCTGGAAGAGCCGCGACGCCTTCGGGGGGCCGCGCGTGGAGGAACCCGACTGGGAACACCGCCCGGAGGACCGCGAGGACACCTCCGTCCTCACCCTGGAACGGCTGCTGGGCCTGGTCTCCGACGCCGGCCGCCGGGTCGAGCTGGCGATCGAGACGAAGCACCCCACGCGCTGGGCGGGACAGGTGGAGGAGCGGCTGCTGCTCCTGCTCAAGCGGTACGGGCTCGACGCGCCCGCCTCCCCCGGGGACTCGCCGGTACGGGTGATGAGCTTCTCCGCGCGGTCGCTGCACCGGGTGCGCGCCGCGGCCCCGACGGTGCCCACGGTCTACCTGACGCAGTTCGTCTCGCCCCGGCTGCGCGACGGGCGGCTGCCCCCCGGCGTGCGGATCGCGGGGCCCTCCCTCCGCATCGTGCGCAGCCACCCCGCGTACATCGAGCGGCTGAAGCAGTCCGGGCACCAGGTGCACGTGTGGACCGTGAACGAACCGGCGGACGTGGACCTCTGCGTGCGCCTCGGCGTGGACGCCATCATCACCAACCGTCCCCGCGCGGTGCTCGACCAGCTCGGCCGCTGA
- a CDS encoding bifunctional DNA primase/polymerase — translation MREILGRRRRLLTRRGDGGPDLLGAALTFATDWQWPVLPGVAADPQGGSRCGCPDPDCTVPGAHPFDPGLLAATTDARMVRWWWGNRPAAPVILATGGRAPCAVSLPALAAAQALAALDRRGMRLGPVVASPARWSILVKPYSMEQLGELLYAKDFVPGSLRFHGEGGYLALPPSETAQGGIRWERAPLPGSASPWVPGVEAVVDAVVEALTRTGVSAPEL, via the coding sequence ATGCGCGAGATCCTCGGAAGGCGACGCAGGCTCCTGACCCGGCGCGGCGACGGAGGGCCTGACCTGCTCGGCGCGGCCCTGACCTTCGCCACGGACTGGCAGTGGCCCGTACTCCCGGGCGTGGCGGCGGACCCGCAGGGCGGTTCGCGCTGCGGCTGTCCCGACCCCGACTGCACGGTGCCGGGCGCGCATCCGTTCGACCCCGGCCTCCTCGCCGCCACCACCGACGCGCGCATGGTGCGCTGGTGGTGGGGCAACCGGCCCGCGGCGCCCGTCATCCTCGCCACCGGCGGCCGGGCGCCCTGCGCGGTGTCCCTGCCCGCCCTCGCGGCCGCCCAGGCCCTCGCCGCGCTGGACCGGCGCGGCATGCGGCTCGGTCCGGTGGTCGCCTCGCCGGCCCGCTGGTCGATCCTGGTGAAGCCGTACTCCATGGAGCAGCTGGGCGAGCTGCTGTACGCCAAGGACTTCGTCCCCGGCTCCCTGCGCTTCCACGGTGAGGGCGGCTATCTCGCGCTGCCGCCGTCGGAGACCGCGCAGGGCGGGATCCGCTGGGAGCGCGCGCCGCTGCCCGGCTCGGCCTCGCCCTGGGTGCCGGGCGTCGAGGCCGTCGTGGACGCCGTGGTCGAAGCGCTGACCCGCACGGGTGTGAGCGCGCCCGAGCTGTAG
- a CDS encoding PP2C family protein-serine/threonine phosphatase, which yields MLDISSRVRVHVETLPATQNDMGVCDAFEQFVPVRKPDTMTAPHPPKVAGIDSTVPAPAHTAASVAAGTSPAPPANSPTAPGALLQDRLAGWVSDLTTLQELTERLVRASTLEEALQEMLRAGSVLVGARRGLVALEPADGLGPASTTGLGLARADLGHMETVPRGSLPYGRILDGLPGAEDGVAEPDLLAEQGLDPRHREVAARLGYAASYALPLTSRTTGRLGAAAWLYDEPAEPSAHQRHLVGLYVRHAAEHLARLLELEHTRACMATLAEELLPSRLPRVAGVRLAARHLTSPRGGGDWYDALPLPDAALGLAVGSVTGSGPSAVAAMGRLRASLRAYAVMEGEDPVAVLSDLELLLRLTEPARSATALFGYCDPALRRITLAGAGHSPPLLLGERRTEFVETSVSAPLGMLACWEAPSVEVTAEPGETVLLYTDGLLHRTGDPTDRAFARLHAAAAGVPRALRHDPGAVADHVLRAVLPEGADTADSGEDVVLLAARFA from the coding sequence ATGCTGGACATCTCCTCACGAGTACGTGTACATGTGGAGACACTGCCGGCGACGCAGAATGACATGGGGGTTTGCGATGCTTTTGAGCAGTTCGTACCGGTCCGAAAGCCGGACACCATGACGGCCCCGCACCCTCCGAAAGTGGCCGGAATCGATTCAACGGTTCCCGCCCCCGCACACACTGCCGCGTCCGTCGCCGCGGGTACCTCGCCGGCTCCCCCGGCAAACTCCCCCACCGCGCCGGGCGCGCTGCTCCAGGACCGGCTCGCCGGCTGGGTCTCCGATCTCACGACCCTCCAGGAGCTCACCGAACGCCTGGTCCGCGCGAGCACCCTCGAGGAGGCCCTCCAGGAGATGCTGCGCGCGGGATCCGTCCTGGTGGGCGCGCGGCGCGGACTCGTCGCGCTGGAACCCGCCGACGGTCTCGGCCCGGCCTCCACCACCGGCCTCGGACTGGCCCGCGCGGACCTCGGCCACATGGAGACGGTGCCGCGCGGCTCCCTGCCGTACGGCAGGATCCTCGACGGACTGCCCGGCGCCGAGGACGGCGTCGCGGAGCCCGACCTCCTCGCCGAGCAGGGGCTCGACCCCCGGCACCGCGAGGTCGCCGCCCGCCTCGGCTACGCCGCCAGCTACGCCCTCCCCCTCACCTCCAGGACCACAGGGCGCCTGGGCGCCGCCGCGTGGCTCTACGACGAGCCCGCCGAACCGTCGGCGCACCAGCGGCACCTCGTCGGCCTCTACGTCCGGCACGCCGCGGAGCACCTGGCCCGGCTCCTCGAACTCGAGCACACCCGCGCGTGCATGGCCACGCTGGCCGAGGAACTGCTGCCCTCCCGGCTGCCCCGGGTGGCCGGCGTCCGGCTCGCCGCGCGGCACCTCACCTCCCCGCGCGGGGGCGGCGACTGGTACGACGCGCTGCCGCTGCCGGACGCCGCGCTCGGCCTCGCCGTGGGGTCCGTCACCGGCTCGGGGCCCAGCGCGGTCGCCGCCATGGGCCGGCTGCGGGCGTCGCTGCGCGCCTACGCCGTGATGGAGGGCGAGGACCCGGTCGCCGTGCTGTCCGACCTGGAGCTGCTGCTCCGGCTCACCGAACCCGCGCGCTCCGCCACCGCCCTGTTCGGCTACTGCGACCCGGCGCTGCGCCGGATCACGCTCGCCGGGGCCGGACACAGTCCGCCGCTGCTGCTCGGCGAGCGCCGCACCGAGTTCGTGGAGACCTCGGTCTCCGCCCCGCTGGGCATGCTCGCCTGCTGGGAGGCGCCGAGCGTGGAGGTCACCGCGGAGCCGGGGGAGACGGTCCTCCTCTACACCGACGGGCTGCTGCACCGCACCGGCGATCCGACCGACCGCGCCTTCGCGCGGCTGCACGCGGCGGCGGCCGGGGTGCCGAGGGCCCTGCGCCACGACCCGGGCGCCGTCGCCGACCACGTCCTGCGCGCGGTGCTGCCGGAGGGCGCGGACACCGCCGACTCCGGGGAGGACGTCGTGCTGCTGGCGGCGCGGTTCGCGTAG
- a CDS encoding S1C family serine protease, protein MSTENEGTAVPPAPSAPPPAPVDAPAASAHQGYPAQGAAPGPGQGYGAAPAGGESPYGPQAAHASQGPQGGADPQGGAAHGGAAHGGAPAGGPSSAPDASWPPPPPPSTPSYGGGHGGGDGGHGGGGWGSSYQQPAPKNGGGRGRMIAGVLVAALVAGGLGGGLGYTLAKENDSNGSTTVSSSTSGGNVKRDPGTVAGVAAKALPSTVTISAESSSGEGGTGTGFVFDTQGHIVTNNHVVADAVDGGKLSATFPNGKKYDAEVVGHAQGYDVAVIKLKSAPSDLKPLTLGNSDDVAVGDSTIAIGAPFGLSNTVTTGIISAMNRPVASSDGTGSQASYMSALQTDASINPGNSGGPLLDAQGNVIGINSAIQSTSNGGFGTGQAGSIGLGFAIPINQAKYVAQELIKTGKPVYAKIGASVSLEDTTGGAKITDQGAGGSEPVDPGGPADKAGLKPGDVITKLDDRVIDSGPTLIGEIWTHKPGDEVTITYERGGKDQTTELTLGSRVGDS, encoded by the coding sequence GTGAGCACCGAGAACGAGGGCACCGCGGTACCCCCGGCCCCCTCCGCACCGCCGCCCGCGCCGGTGGATGCTCCCGCTGCTTCGGCGCACCAGGGGTACCCGGCCCAGGGCGCGGCTCCGGGTCCGGGGCAGGGATACGGGGCCGCCCCGGCGGGCGGTGAGAGCCCCTACGGCCCGCAGGCCGCCCACGCGAGCCAGGGCCCCCAGGGCGGCGCGGACCCCCAGGGCGGCGCGGCCCACGGCGGCGCGGCCCACGGCGGTGCCCCGGCGGGCGGGCCCTCGTCCGCTCCCGACGCCTCCTGGCCCCCGCCCCCGCCGCCGTCCACCCCGTCGTACGGCGGCGGACACGGTGGCGGCGACGGCGGGCACGGCGGTGGCGGCTGGGGTTCCTCGTACCAGCAGCCGGCGCCGAAGAACGGCGGCGGGCGCGGCCGGATGATCGCCGGGGTCCTGGTGGCCGCGCTGGTCGCGGGCGGCCTGGGCGGCGGCCTCGGCTACACGCTGGCCAAGGAGAACGACAGCAACGGCTCGACGACCGTCTCCTCCTCCACCAGCGGCGGCAACGTGAAGCGCGACCCGGGCACGGTCGCCGGCGTGGCCGCCAAGGCGCTGCCCAGCACCGTCACCATCTCGGCCGAGAGCAGCAGCGGCGAGGGCGGCACCGGCACCGGCTTCGTCTTCGACACCCAGGGCCACATCGTCACCAACAACCACGTGGTGGCGGACGCCGTCGACGGCGGCAAGCTATCGGCGACCTTCCCCAACGGCAAGAAGTACGACGCCGAGGTGGTCGGCCACGCGCAGGGCTACGACGTCGCGGTCATCAAGCTGAAGAGCGCCCCCTCCGACCTGAAGCCGCTCACCCTCGGCAACTCCGACGACGTGGCCGTCGGCGACTCCACGATCGCGATCGGCGCGCCCTTCGGCCTCTCCAACACGGTGACGACGGGCATCATCAGCGCGATGAACCGTCCGGTGGCCTCCAGCGACGGCACCGGCAGCCAGGCCTCGTACATGAGCGCCCTGCAGACCGACGCGTCCATCAACCCGGGCAACTCCGGCGGCCCGCTGCTGGACGCCCAGGGCAACGTCATCGGCATCAACTCCGCGATCCAGTCCACCAGCAACGGCGGCTTCGGCACCGGGCAGGCCGGCTCCATCGGCCTGGGCTTCGCCATCCCGATCAACCAGGCCAAGTACGTCGCCCAGGAACTGATCAAGACGGGCAAGCCGGTGTACGCCAAGATCGGCGCGTCCGTCTCCCTGGAGGACACGACGGGCGGCGCGAAGATCACCGACCAGGGCGCGGGCGGCTCCGAGCCGGTCGACCCGGGCGGCCCCGCCGACAAGGCCGGCCTCAAGCCCGGCGACGTGATCACCAAGCTCGACGACCGGGTCATCGACTCCGGCCCGACCCTGATCGGCGAGATCTGGACCCACAAGCCGGGCGACGAGGTCACGATCACCTACGAACGCGGCGGCAAGGACCAGACCACGGAACTCACCCTGGGCTCCCGCGTGGGCGACAGCTGA
- a CDS encoding long-chain fatty acid--CoA ligase, with amino-acid sequence MQDVPLLISRILTHGSAIHGTSQVTTWTGEGEPHRRSYAEIGARAAQLAHALRDDLGVTGDERVATLMWNNAEHVEAYFAIPSMGAVLHTLNLRLPAEQLVWIVNHAADRVILVNGSLIPLLAPLLPHLKTVEHVVVSGPGDRSALANATARVHEYEELLAGQPVAYDWPELDERAAAAMCYTSGTTGDPKGVVYSHRSIYLHSMQVNMAQSMGLTDEDTSLVVVPQFHVNAWGLPHATFMTGVNMLMPDRFLQPAPLAEMIEGEKPTHAAAVPTIWQGLLAELTAKPRDVSSLTQVTIGGSACPPSLMEAFDQLGMRVCHAWGMTETSPLGTIARPPAGAVGTDAEFAYRLTQGRFPAGVEARLTGPGGERLPWDGESAGELEVRGAWIAGAYYNGPDAEPLRPADKFSEDGWLKTGDVGTISPDGFLTLTDRAKDVIKSGGEWISSVELENALMSHPDVAEAAVVAVPDDKWGERPLATVVLKEGSTADFTTLRAFLQEEGRIAKWQLPERWTVIESVPKTSVGKFDKKVLRRQYAEGSLDITQI; translated from the coding sequence ATGCAGGACGTACCGCTGCTGATCTCGAGGATCCTGACCCACGGGTCGGCGATCCACGGCACCTCACAGGTGACCACCTGGACCGGCGAGGGCGAACCGCACCGCCGTTCCTACGCGGAGATCGGCGCCCGCGCGGCCCAGCTGGCGCACGCCCTGCGCGACGACCTCGGCGTCACCGGCGACGAACGCGTCGCCACCCTCATGTGGAACAACGCCGAGCACGTCGAGGCGTACTTCGCGATCCCCTCCATGGGCGCGGTCCTGCACACCCTGAACCTCCGCCTGCCGGCCGAGCAGCTCGTGTGGATCGTCAACCACGCGGCCGACCGGGTGATCCTGGTCAACGGTTCGCTGATCCCCCTGCTCGCCCCGCTGCTGCCGCATCTGAAGACCGTCGAGCACGTGGTCGTCTCCGGACCCGGCGACCGTTCCGCGCTGGCGAACGCCACCGCGCGGGTGCACGAGTACGAGGAACTGCTCGCCGGACAGCCCGTCGCCTACGACTGGCCCGAGCTGGACGAGCGCGCCGCCGCGGCCATGTGCTACACCTCCGGCACCACCGGCGACCCCAAGGGCGTGGTCTACAGCCACCGCTCGATCTACCTGCACTCCATGCAGGTCAACATGGCCCAGTCGATGGGCCTGACCGACGAGGACACCTCCCTGGTGGTCGTCCCGCAGTTCCACGTGAACGCCTGGGGCCTGCCGCACGCCACCTTCATGACCGGCGTCAACATGCTGATGCCGGACCGCTTCCTGCAGCCCGCCCCGCTCGCCGAGATGATCGAGGGCGAGAAGCCGACGCACGCCGCCGCCGTCCCCACCATCTGGCAGGGCCTGCTCGCCGAGCTGACCGCCAAGCCCCGGGACGTCTCCTCCCTCACCCAGGTCACCATCGGCGGCTCCGCCTGTCCGCCCTCCCTGATGGAGGCGTTCGACCAGCTCGGCATGCGGGTCTGCCACGCCTGGGGCATGACGGAGACCTCCCCGCTCGGCACCATCGCCCGGCCGCCGGCCGGCGCCGTCGGCACCGACGCCGAATTCGCCTACCGGCTGACCCAGGGCCGCTTCCCGGCCGGCGTCGAGGCCCGCCTCACCGGCCCCGGCGGCGAACGCCTCCCCTGGGACGGCGAGTCGGCGGGTGAGCTGGAGGTCCGCGGAGCCTGGATCGCAGGGGCCTACTACAACGGCCCCGACGCCGAGCCGCTGCGCCCCGCCGACAAGTTCAGCGAGGACGGCTGGCTGAAGACCGGCGACGTCGGCACGATCTCCCCCGACGGCTTCCTCACCCTCACCGACCGGGCCAAGGACGTCATCAAGTCCGGCGGCGAGTGGATCTCCTCGGTCGAGCTGGAGAACGCGCTGATGTCCCACCCGGACGTCGCCGAGGCCGCCGTGGTCGCCGTCCCGGACGACAAGTGGGGGGAGCGCCCGCTGGCCACGGTCGTCCTCAAGGAGGGCTCCACCGCCGACTTCACCACCCTGCGCGCCTTCCTCCAGGAGGAGGGCAGGATCGCCAAGTGGCAGCTCCCGGAGCGCTGGACGGTGATCGAGTCGGTGCCGAAGACCAGCGTCGGCAAGTTCGACAAGAAGGTGCTGCGCAGGCAGTACGCCGAGGGCTCGCTGGACATCACGCAGATCTGA
- a CDS encoding GNAT family N-acetyltransferase, which produces MRVDGWYLTEDVDDFLARAEGFLRSRPGAHVMQSTWAERVRTRGAEAFGAEAPRFGVLERAGEVQATFYRLPPRALGLSPLTPEQAGSLAARLAALGHSLSRVSADHGTATAFAEAWQECTGATPKLRDTRLRLYRLGTLTPPEPLPAGRGRELGEQDLEQAMFWCGEFAAAVGEDVTLDAGTWAGSRYADKRYTLWETPDGTPVSVAGRNPLIGGQVQVDVVYTPAPLRGRGYAAAVTAEVSRAALEAGAEEVVLFADRSNPASNALYQRLGYRTLTDWSVYDFG; this is translated from the coding sequence ATGCGAGTGGACGGCTGGTATCTGACCGAAGACGTCGACGACTTCCTCGCCCGGGCGGAGGGCTTCCTGCGTTCGCGGCCCGGCGCGCACGTCATGCAGTCGACCTGGGCCGAGCGGGTGCGCACGCGGGGAGCGGAGGCGTTCGGGGCCGAAGCGCCGCGCTTCGGCGTGCTGGAGCGGGCGGGCGAGGTGCAGGCCACCTTCTACCGGCTCCCGCCCCGCGCGCTGGGCCTCTCCCCGCTCACCCCGGAGCAGGCGGGCTCCCTCGCCGCCCGTCTGGCCGCCCTCGGGCACTCCCTCTCCCGCGTCAGCGCCGATCACGGCACCGCCACCGCCTTCGCCGAGGCATGGCAGGAATGCACCGGGGCCACGCCGAAGCTCCGCGACACCCGGCTCCGGCTGTACCGCCTCGGCACTCTCACCCCGCCGGAGCCGCTCCCGGCCGGACGGGGTCGTGAGCTGGGGGAGCAGGACCTGGAACAGGCGATGTTCTGGTGCGGGGAGTTCGCCGCCGCCGTGGGGGAGGACGTCACCCTGGACGCCGGCACCTGGGCCGGGAGCCGCTATGCCGACAAGCGCTACACGCTCTGGGAGACGCCGGACGGCACCCCCGTCTCCGTCGCCGGCAGGAATCCGCTGATCGGCGGTCAGGTGCAGGTGGACGTCGTCTACACGCCGGCCCCGCTGCGCGGCCGGGGCTACGCCGCCGCCGTCACGGCGGAGGTGAGCCGGGCCGCGCTGGAGGCGGGGGCGGAGGAGGTCGTGCTGTTCGCGGACCGGTCCAACCCCGCCAGCAACGCCCTGTACCAGCGGCTCGGTTACCGCACGCTCACCGACTGGTCGGTGTACGACTTCGGGTGA
- a CDS encoding DUF5926 family protein — MAKKRPQTKAKRPQLTDGQIPVVGAREPCPCGSGRRYKACHGRAAAHAATELVHRPFEGLPGECDWVALRELVPAATAGLTLKGGLPDGVPSVTLATVLPMAWPALRRDDGSVLLGLQNDTSSGDISRDLADTLQRALTADPGTPVQSRRAPADGPRLQDLLDPEGAFEPVVHSGFEFWVPDPENATADVTASLERANAAAIPTVKLSGVDSAYWCETPEKNHLRWVMPYPEEQLLDALARLHAAGGSSLGEGTRLVGSFRAHGLTVPVWDLPSGVGAEDVEKPAAEFAERLAPALASDAPLTADERRARGGLTNRQVTLS; from the coding sequence ATGGCCAAGAAGCGACCCCAGACGAAGGCCAAGCGCCCGCAGCTCACGGACGGGCAGATCCCGGTCGTCGGTGCCCGCGAGCCCTGCCCGTGCGGCAGCGGCCGCCGCTACAAGGCCTGCCACGGCCGTGCCGCCGCGCACGCGGCGACCGAGCTGGTGCACCGGCCGTTCGAGGGCCTGCCGGGCGAGTGCGACTGGGTGGCGCTGCGCGAGCTGGTGCCGGCCGCCACCGCCGGACTGACCCTGAAGGGCGGCCTGCCCGACGGCGTCCCCTCGGTCACGCTGGCCACGGTGCTGCCGATGGCCTGGCCCGCCCTGCGCCGCGACGACGGCTCGGTCCTGCTCGGCCTGCAGAACGACACGTCCTCCGGCGACATCAGCCGCGACCTGGCCGACACCCTGCAGCGCGCGCTCACCGCCGACCCGGGCACGCCGGTGCAGTCCCGGCGCGCTCCCGCCGACGGCCCCCGGCTGCAGGACCTGCTCGACCCCGAGGGCGCTTTCGAGCCGGTCGTGCACAGCGGGTTCGAGTTCTGGGTCCCGGACCCGGAGAACGCCACGGCGGACGTCACCGCCTCCCTGGAGCGGGCCAACGCGGCGGCCATCCCGACGGTCAAGCTGTCGGGCGTGGACTCCGCGTATTGGTGCGAGACGCCCGAGAAGAACCATCTGCGGTGGGTCATGCCGTATCCCGAGGAGCAGCTTCTGGACGCTCTCGCGCGGCTGCACGCGGCGGGCGGGTCCTCCCTCGGCGAGGGCACCCGTCTGGTGGGCTCCTTCCGCGCTCACGGGCTCACCGTGCCGGTCTGGGACCTGCCCAGCGGGGTCGGCGCCGAGGACGTGGAGAAGCCGGCCGCCGAGTTCGCCGAGCGGCTCGCCCCCGCGCTGGCCTCGGACGCGCCGCTCACCGCGGACGAGCGACGGGCGCGCGGCGGCCTGACGAACCGCCAGGTCACGCTCAGCTGA
- a CDS encoding DinB family protein encodes MDTSLLRWQFELTWSLFEYHLERLEPDDFLWEPGPHCWTVRRSPDGTWVPDWAETEPDPVPVPTIAWVSWHMGWWWSVTLDHARGHRPRERTEVTWPGEGRATTDWLRTLHAEWLTVLDDLTEADLNATAPFPWPNDPAHTKAHMVAWVNAELMKNVTEIGQLRLLRAAS; translated from the coding sequence ATGGACACCTCGCTCCTGCGGTGGCAGTTCGAGCTGACCTGGTCCCTGTTCGAGTACCACCTGGAGCGGCTGGAGCCGGACGACTTCCTGTGGGAACCCGGCCCCCACTGCTGGACGGTGCGCCGGTCCCCCGACGGCACCTGGGTCCCCGACTGGGCGGAGACCGAACCCGACCCCGTACCCGTGCCCACCATCGCCTGGGTGAGCTGGCACATGGGCTGGTGGTGGAGCGTGACGCTGGACCACGCCCGGGGCCACCGGCCCCGCGAGCGGACCGAGGTCACCTGGCCCGGCGAGGGGCGGGCGACGACCGACTGGCTGCGCACCCTGCACGCGGAATGGCTGACGGTCCTGGACGACCTCACCGAGGCGGACCTGAACGCCACCGCCCCCTTCCCCTGGCCGAACGACCCGGCGCACACCAAGGCCCACATGGTCGCCTGGGTGAACGCGGAACTGATGAAGAACGTCACGGAGATCGGCCAGCTCCGGCTGCTGCGGGCCGCGTCCTGA